A window of the Streptomyces griseochromogenes genome harbors these coding sequences:
- a CDS encoding FAD-dependent oxidoreductase, translating into MHTPVTVIGAGLGGLTLARVLHVHGIPVTVYEAEPSPSVRSQGGMLDIHDYNGQLALEAAGLMDEFHAIVLEGRQAMRVLDRDGTVLFEKADDGTGGRPEALRGELRRILLDSLPAGTVRWGHKVGGARALGEGRHEVTFDDGTAVVTGLLVGADGAWSRIRPLLSTATPEYVGTSCVETYLFDADTRCPAAAKAVGGGAMIVPSPGREIFAHRESGDTLHTYVVLSKPQDWFAAIDFTDADAATARIAAEFDGWAPELTALITDGDTAPVLRHNYALPTGHRWDRVPGVTLLGDAAHLQAPNGEGANLAMLDGAELGKALAAHPDDIETALTEYEQAMFPRSAEVATYEGVEVHRIDSDDNTAHGLVNTFTEKDQ; encoded by the coding sequence ATGCACACTCCCGTCACAGTCATCGGCGCCGGACTTGGTGGACTCACGCTGGCACGCGTCCTGCACGTCCACGGAATACCGGTCACGGTCTACGAGGCGGAGCCCTCGCCGTCGGTGCGTTCGCAGGGCGGGATGCTCGATATCCACGACTACAACGGGCAGCTCGCCCTCGAGGCGGCCGGCCTGATGGACGAGTTCCACGCCATCGTCCTGGAGGGCCGCCAGGCGATGCGGGTCCTCGACCGGGACGGGACCGTCCTGTTCGAGAAGGCCGACGACGGTACGGGCGGACGCCCCGAGGCGCTGCGCGGCGAGCTGCGGCGGATCCTGCTCGACTCCCTCCCGGCCGGCACCGTGCGGTGGGGGCACAAAGTCGGCGGCGCCCGTGCCCTCGGCGAGGGCCGCCACGAGGTGACGTTCGACGACGGCACTGCCGTCGTCACCGGCCTTCTGGTCGGCGCGGACGGCGCGTGGTCACGCATCCGGCCGCTGCTCTCCACCGCCACACCCGAGTATGTCGGCACGTCGTGCGTCGAGACATACCTGTTCGACGCCGACACCCGTTGCCCCGCCGCCGCCAAAGCGGTCGGCGGCGGGGCGATGATCGTGCCCTCGCCGGGCAGGGAGATCTTCGCCCACCGGGAGAGCGGCGACACCTTGCACACCTACGTGGTGCTGTCCAAGCCGCAGGACTGGTTCGCCGCCATCGATTTCACCGATGCCGACGCGGCTACCGCGCGGATCGCGGCGGAGTTCGACGGCTGGGCGCCGGAACTCACCGCGCTGATCACCGACGGCGACACCGCGCCGGTGCTGCGCCACAACTACGCTCTGCCCACCGGACACCGGTGGGACCGCGTACCGGGCGTGACCCTGCTCGGCGACGCCGCCCACCTCCAGGCCCCGAACGGCGAAGGTGCCAACCTGGCCATGCTCGACGGCGCCGAACTCGGCAAGGCCCTCGCCGCGCACCCCGACGACATCGAGACCGCGCTCACCGAGTACGAGCAGGCCATGTTCCCCCGCAGCGCCGAGGTCGCCACTTATGAAGGTGTCGAGGTCCACCGGATCGACTCCGACGACAACACAGCCCACGGCCTGGTCAACACGTTCACCGAGAAGGACCAATGA
- a CDS encoding polyketide cyclase has protein sequence MDQENVSATLTVAVPAARVFAVLADPTTHSAIDGTGWVQEAVDRAPLTEVGQIFRMDMYHANHPNGGYQTVNKVEILGPPHTIGWLTGQEKDDGHLEFGGWIWRYDLAPLGPSQTEVTLTYDWSAVPQFIRERGIQFPPFGPEHLTNSLHHLAELVSGR, from the coding sequence GTGGATCAGGAGAACGTGAGCGCCACCCTGACTGTCGCCGTGCCCGCCGCGAGGGTGTTCGCGGTGCTGGCGGACCCGACGACCCATTCTGCGATCGATGGCACGGGGTGGGTTCAGGAAGCTGTCGACCGGGCGCCACTGACCGAGGTGGGGCAGATTTTCCGGATGGACATGTATCACGCCAACCATCCGAACGGTGGCTACCAGACGGTCAACAAGGTCGAAATTCTCGGCCCGCCGCACACCATCGGCTGGCTTACGGGGCAGGAGAAGGACGACGGTCACCTGGAGTTCGGCGGCTGGATCTGGCGTTACGACCTTGCGCCGCTCGGTCCGTCCCAGACTGAGGTCACGCTCACCTACGACTGGTCGGCGGTGCCACAGTTCATCCGGGAGCGGGGCATCCAGTTCCCGCCGTTCGGCCCTGAACATCTCACCAACTCGCTGCACCACCTGGCGGAGCTTGTGTCCGGCAGGTGA